The sequence CTTCTccttttctatttctttctttatttttgttcaaaTATCCAGGTGTAGAAACCTACTGTGATGGCAGATATGATGGAGCTCAGTGTTATGGAGCTCTGGGAGGATCTGTGCTCCTGCAGCTGATGGAGAACTCCTCGGAGATTTACTCCCAGTAATGGGACATTTAGGATCACTAAACTGAGCAGGAATGATGCCGGTGAATACACTGTCATGATCTTTGACTCAAATGAAGCAGTTATAGAGAAGCAAACTCTACAGTTGACCATTCAAggtaagtgtttgtttttgtccacaGATTAAGGAATCAATAATAGTCAGAAGTTTAAATGTACCATTCTACATATATCCATATCTATGTGTACTCTGTTTTGAAATGTACAAAGGTTATTTTTTAACCTCAGagtctattttaaaatatagaaaCTACGGGCAGAGGCCTTGATTTTATGAGCCAAATTTTCTGGTTTCCATGTGCAAGAAACCTGCTTGACATAGTGTGACAAAAATCAATCAGCATCAATGTTTCCCAACTTCTTTACATGCTTCAGAAATGATCATTCTAACCACAATACAATAAATCAGCATTTCAGGAgatgttttcctctcttctgtccTGAAAAAGCTAACAATTTTACTTTTTGAAAATTTGCATCATGATGCTGTTACTTTGGCAAATTTAAAAGCTGTCAGTTGTAAGTATATTACATGAATAGCAAATTTCAGTTAATACCGATGAAGTGGAGAGCAGAGCCTCGGTGTAATttattgtttacagtgaaaGTGAGACTCACAGGTACACATCTGGAGTATGGACTGCACCAAGTATTATACTGCAGTCATATTTCAAGGGGCAAATTTAATTTCACATGAGGAAAAGGGGGAGTCTTGGTCAGTTCATCGCTGATGGGTTCCAACACTCTTATAATATAAACTCATTTCTGTCTGCGTTTCCTGCAGTTCCTGTGTCCTCAATCCAGCTGGCCTCTGAGTGTCTGTCTCAGGGAGAGATGAGGGTCTCCTGCTCCTCTGGGGGAGGGGACAGTCCTCAGTACAGCTGGACTCTGGATGGACACACGCTGATTAaatctcagctcctctctggaaATAGTGAGGACCAGATCATCACTCTGAGGCAAGATGTGTTGGGAATGCTGGTCTGCACAGTCAGGAATCACATCAGTAGTGTCTCAGATGAAGAGAAGACAGAGTCCTGTGGTAAACAAGAACATGataagaaaaactgtgaaagcTATAACACCTGATGTTTAAACATGTAtcaatcatttttttgtttctcccaAACAGGATTTGAATTCTTTGACTGCACCTTACTCAATGGGACCTACATATCACAGTGGTTGCGGCCATCTGATGAAATTCAGTGTGTCAAGCCAGCTCTTAGTCTGGGTAAGAAGAATAGCATCAGGGTGTCCATAAACCTCTTTATCCACATTACACACATCAtatacaccaacacacacaaccCATTTTTTCTTATACCTTAAGCAAACTTTAAATTTTTGTGTCTTCTTGTCTGAACAGATATCCCCCTGCTCATATGTGTTCTGGAAGCAGCTGTGTTTTTTCTGATAATTATTGGTATCTTCCTCTACTTTGCttggaggaaaaataaactaCTGAAAGGTGAAGGCTCTGCAGTCCCTGAAGTGGTGGAATATGAAAACAATTCTGTTGTAATGGTTGAAATGAGAAGCTCTGCAGCTGAACATTAACTCTCTGAAACCAAAACCTTTATGTCACCTCTAACCCGCTGTGACTGGGCCGTGTATCTACAGAGCTGAAAACTTAAGGTTTAGATTAGAAAtacttctctgttttatttttttgtcagttttaCTTCATTcacacttcaaaataaatctgtgcgaagacagtttttatttgatgtgtcATAAAcgcatttcttttttaatgttatcATACTGTTATTTTGTGTAACATTGTGCTCCTTTGaatatgttttgtctttttaaaatatatattgatggaATATCATTATTTaatgctttttgtttgtttgtttgtttttcttactttatttatgtattttctatCTTAAGTGAAGAGATGTAGGTGGTGGGGGGTTAAGGGGAAGTTAAAAGttttttgtgagtgttttgCACTCATATGAAAATAATAGAAAcaatattgaaaaaaacaaattcttctttgttttaatttttttgtctttttaacttAATTAATAATTGTAAATAATTCTCAGCAAATGCATTTTGATTGTATCTGTGTGatgatgtttattattttactataatAATActgtagatttttttaatccttGCTATCCAATGAAAATATATTGtctttgtaaaatatttattgAAGGAATAGATATACAGgtttctttttcactttttacatCATTATTTGACTCTtagtacatttttaaagcttgacTTAGTTCTGTATACCCTACTCTAATGTTTAAGCCTTCAGGGTCAATCAACTATCAATAGAAAAATATTTATGAATCCGTTCAAACTTTTACTGAAATAGTCTTCGTACCTACATTCTACCTGTTCAAACATGCATTTGGTTAATCATCCAACAACTTTAAATGCACTATTAGTTGATTGTTTGTTGTATTCACTTACTTTTCTCAAATTCTGACACGTTACTGTGGATCATGTAACCACAGCACATTTAATGCTGCCTAATTGCttcattgtatttctttttctgcatgttttgtctttgaaaagcattttgtgacttttgtctgtgaaaagctctatacaaataaacttTACTTGCTTCAATTCTGAGTGTTCATCCTTGCTGCAAGCTGCCACTGGAGGGTGCTAGAGACTCATGAGATGATGTATCCAGGGAAATATACAGGTAAGCTTCAAACCAGGAACACTTTTAGATCACAGGGGGCCGAAAGCAAAAACACTCAGTATTTAAGTAAATcaagtttatttgtatagccaagtcacaaagtgctttaaaaagacaaaatatgcagaaaaagaaataaaataaagcaaataggCAGCATAAAAAGTGCTGTGGTTACATGATCCACAAGTACATGTGTAGGAATTTGGGAAAAAGAAATATTGAATACAACAAACAATCAACTAATAGTGCATTTAAAGTTGTTGGATGATTAACCAAATGCATGTTTGAACAGGTAGAATGTAGGTAGGAAGACTATTTCAGTAAAAGTTTGAACTGATTCATAAATATTTTTCTATTGATAGTTGATTGACCCTGAAGGCTTAAACATTAAATGTTTGTATTGTCATCAGTTCTTAAGTCCAAAGTAGGGTATACAGAACTAAatcaagctttaaaaatgtactaAGAGTCAAATAATGATGCAAAAGTGAataaaactatatatatatatatgtatatccCATTAATACATGTTTTACAAAGACAATATATTTTCAAAGGAGCACGATGTTACACAAACCTACAGGATGataatatgaaaataataaatgtcttaatgacacagatttaaaaaaatgcattggCTGAGATTTTTTACAATTAttgatgtaaaagtaaaaatgacaaaaaattaaaacaaagaagaatttctttttttcaatattgTTTCTATTATTTTCATATGAGTGcaaaacactcacaaaaaaCTTTTAACTTCCCCTTAACTACCCACCTCCTACATCTCTTCACTtaagacagaaaatacataaagtaagaaaaacaaaccaaacccAAAAAGTGTCAAATAATGATGCAGAAGTGaataaaactgtatttactgtatattccatcaatatatatattaaaaagacATCATATTTTCAAAGGAGCACAATGTTACACAAAATTACAGTatgataatataaaaaaaaacaccttaatgacacaaataaaataaaaactttgttcacacagatttatttttaagtatgaatgaattaaaactgacaaaaaataaaacagagaagaatTTCTAATCTAAACCTTAAGTTTTCAGCTCTGTAGATACACGGTCCAGTCACAGCGGGTGAAAGGTGACATAAAGGTTTTGGTTTCAGAGAGTTAAGGTTCAGCTGCAGAGCTTCTCATTTCAACCATTACAACAGAATTGTTTTCATATTCCACCTCTTCAGGGGCTGCAGAGCCTTCACCTTTCAGtagtttatttttcctccaaGCAAAGTAGAGGAAGATACCAATTATTATCAGAAAAAACACAGCTGCTTCCAGAACACATATGAGCAGGGAGATATCTGTTCAGATATGGAGACAGATAAATGGAAGTCAGGTTAAGGCTTATTGGTGTATGAGAAGACATGAGCCTAttataagaaataaaagcacaagtaTTCTGATGAATTCCCTGCAATATAGTTAGTTTCACTCACTGATGTACCATCCACGAGAGGTATTCCCAGTGTGGTTGGAGGGTGTGATATTATAAGAGGGTTTATTTGTCACTGTGATGTCAGGCTCCTTACCCTCAGTTGTTGACTCAATACACATAGTTTCATTGGATGCTCGCAACCACTGTGATATGTAGGTCCCATTGAGTAAGGTGCACTCAAAGAGTTTGAAGCCTGTTGGAAAAATAACAGATAAAGGTTGATGAATGTTTAATCATCAGTATCATAGCCATTAGTTTTCTTCTTGTCATATTTTCACTCACCACAGGTAGATATCATCTCCTCTCCTGGGACACTACTGATGTGGTTTCTGACTGTGCACTTCAGTTGCCCAGACACATCTTGTTTCAGAGTGATGTTCTGACTCTCACTATttccagagaggagctgagtgCCAGTCAGTGTTTGTCCATCCAGAGTCCAGCTGTACTGAGGACTGTCCCCTCCCCCAGAGGAGCAGGAGACCCTCATCTCTCCCTGAGACTGACACTCAGGGACCAGCTGGACAGAGGACACAGGAGCTcaaggaaacacagacagaggagtTTTCAGAACAGAAATACAGTCATTTTATAAAATTAGTGAGACAAGACATATTTTGATAAACATTACATGTGTAGATAATGACACATATCAATCAATGTCATTGTTAATTCAAATGAGCAAATTTAATAATTTACCTTGAATGATCAACTGAAGAATCTGCTTCACTGGATTTGTTCCACTTGAATCTAAATAAGCTGTACTACTATATTGTCCACCATCATCTCTACTCAGGTTATTAATCCTAATTGTTCCATTGTCAGGTGTAAATGAGAATCTGCTTTTTGTCAGATCAGTCAGAatatttctcctcctcccctgtagTATCattgttgtttctttcttcaaatcatatttaaatatttctgaTGCATCATCCATCAGCCGGAGGAGCACAGTTCCTCCTAGAGCTCCGTAACATTCAGCTCCATTCTGTCTGCCATCACAGGAGGTTTCCACACCTGGAATTATTCATAtatgaaaaataacaacataagCACATATCAATACATGAATGGTGgtccttttatttcttctaacTTTTGTCTTACGCAAATGTATACACTTTGTTAACAGATGATAATGTCTATGCAGATGAGTGTTATAAAACTAAATACCTCTGTAAACTGAACACTAactgttttaaagtcaaaggCCTTTGTAATACTGTGCATTGTGTCATTAAGTTTAGAAAGATTAATGCATCTAGAATACACAAACTCATGCTGTTTTGTCTGTTACACCTTGAGAaccttattttaaataaaagtgaataaCAGTTAATTGTGAATTATTTGAAAGTAAATAGCTGAAGTTTGTAGTCATGTCATCATCTATCATGATGTAAATGCAAAGACATAGACCAGAGCACTGTCACACACCTTTTTATTTTGAGCTCTGAAGTGactaaagaagaaaatgacagGAAAAAGTCACATCATCTGATTCCTTATATTAAATATCTGAACCATCAGGGATGAATCATTCAACAGATTATTTCTGTAGAACTTCAAGTGTAattttctgtacatgcaaacagATGTCTATTTTACCTctgataatttaaaaaaagttaagtttATAAAAGAACTCAAAGCATTGGTTCAAAATGTCACCGTCCCAGTTGattcttaaaatgtaaatgtttcattATAATCGTTATTTCTTTAGATCAAACTGATCTCCATCTTGATTCTAAGCTTAAgttaattttttattatatacAGTAATAAAACATTCAGCTCCCTGTCTGCCATCACAGGAGGTTTCCACacctgtacatttttaaaactatgTTTTAGGAACATGTCTATAAAGTATTTTAATCTgtatttctgaaaaataaaggaaaatgaCAAAGACAATTGGTCAAATTCAAAGACGCAGAGGGTTTGCAGTTCTTTTCTGACCACAGTCTGCAAACAGGAAGAAGTTTCTCTCAACCTCAGGATGAATTGTCAGTGGTGAGTTGCATCATTGGTAGTTTGTGTTAAAGACTTTGACAAGGAAGTCAAAGTCGTGAAGTAAAAATTATATTTCTGTATCTGTCTCATGAGTATGATCAATTTTCTTGACCGTTGATCATGAGTTGGCATGAATGAAGGTAGACAGGCACCAAAGTCATCTAGTCATTTATTAAGTCTGAAGGAAATGTCTGACAGACTAAATGTAGATCTGCAACATCATTTGATTTTTCTCACATTTCATTTACTGCATCTCAACATTTAGTTCTTCATGAACTTCACATTCCATCAACACTCTGTTTAAGCTGTTTACATTTCATATTCATATCAAACTGTGCTGATTGGCTAATAATTTATTATAACATTGTATCCCCACAATGCCAGAGCCAGCAGTTATCTGTGAAATACTCAAAGAACTCACCATGAGAGACTTGAAGCAGTATCACCAACAGTCCAAACACAGCGCTCATGTTTGAAATGTCTCCTGTTTG is a genomic window of Notolabrus celidotus isolate fNotCel1 chromosome 8, fNotCel1.pri, whole genome shotgun sequence containing:
- the LOC117817985 gene encoding uncharacterized protein LOC117817985 — encoded protein: MIFDSNEAVIEKQTLQLTIQVPVSSIQLASECLSQGEMRVSCSSGGGDSPQYSWTLDGHTLIKSQLLSGNSEDQIITLRQDVLGMLVCTVRNHISSVSDEEKTESCGFEFFDCTLLNGTYISQWLRPSDEIQCVKPALSLDIPLLICVLEAAVFFLIIIGIFLYFAWRKNKLLKGEGSAVPEVVEYENNSVVMVEMRSSAAEH
- the LOC117817983 gene encoding uncharacterized protein LOC117817983 isoform X1, whose product is MDAVFGLLLLLLLGVCHGVETSCDGRQNGAECYGALGGTVLLRLMDDASEIYIYNLKKETTVILHGRRGNILTDLTKSRFSFTPNNGTFRINNLSRDDGGQYSSTAYLDSSGTNPVKQTLQLIIQAPVSSVQLVPECQSQGEMRVSCSSGGGDSPQYSWTLDGQTLTGTQLLSGNSESQNITLKQDVSGQLKCTVRNHISSVPGEEMISTCGFKLFECTLLNGTYISQWLRASNETMCIESTTEGKEPDITVTNKPSYNITPSNHTGNTSRGWYINISLLICVLEAAVFFLIIIGIFLYFAWRKNKLLKGEGSAAPEEVEYENNSVVMVEMRSSAAEP